Proteins from one Mixophyes fleayi isolate aMixFle1 chromosome 9, aMixFle1.hap1, whole genome shotgun sequence genomic window:
- the AGPAT1 gene encoding 1-acyl-sn-glycerol-3-phosphate acyltransferase alpha isoform X1, translated as MSSNVVKAASPLASAVTGAMELSVAQWLLVVCLVAFPLLYEWSITFKYFCKITFYNGWILTLAILAIPICAVRGRNVENMKVLRFMLLHIKYLYGIKIEVRGWENFNIKEPYVIVSNHQSSLDLLGMMEILPGRCVPIAKRELMYAGTAGLACWLAGVIFINRKKTDDAISVMTEAAETMLKEDVRVWVFPEGTRNHNGSLLAFKRGAFHLAVQAQVPVIPVIMSSYKDFYCKKDKKFTTGTCTVQILPGIPTRGLTSDDVPDLADKVRGLMLEAFTQISTERPGKEPGGGH; from the exons GTGCGATGGAGCTGTCGGTGGCGCAGTGGCTTCTCGTGGTCTGTCTGGTGGCTTTCCCTCTCCTCTACGAATGGAGCATCACCTTCAAGTACTTCTGCAAGATAACGTTTTATAACGGCTGGATCCTGACGCTAGCTATACTGGCAATTCCTATATGCGCAGTGAGGGGGCGCAATGTGGAGAACATGAA AGTACTCCGGTTCATGCTCCTACATATTAAATATCTCTATGGAATCAAGATCGAGGTCCGGGGCTGGGAGAACTTCAACATTAAGGAGCCATATGTCATTGTGTCAAATCATCAGAGCTCTCTGGACTTGCTGG GGATGATGGAGATCTTGCCCGGTCGCTGCGTGCCCATCGCTAAGCGCGAGCTGATGTATGCTGGTACCGCTGGGCTTGCGTGCTGGCTGGCTGGCGTCATCTTCATCAACCGTAAAAAAACAGATGATGCCATCAGTGTGATGACGGAGGCAGCGGAAACCATGCTGAAAGAGGAT GTGCGGGTCTGGGTGTTCCCGGAGGGTACTCGGAACCACAACGGTTCTCTTCTGGCGTTCAAACGTGGAGCCTTTCACCTGGCTGTGCAAGCTCAG GTTCCAGTTATTCCTGTCATCATGTCTTCCTATAAGGATTTCTACTGCAAGAAAGACAAAAAGTTTACCACAG GAACGTGTACTGTGCAGATTCTCCCAGGGATTCCGACTAGAGGTTTGACCTCCGATGACGTCCCTGACCTTGCTGATAAAGTCCGAGGGTTGATGCTCGAGGCCTTCACTCAGATCTCAACTGAACGTCCAGGGAAAGAGCCTGGGGGTGGACATTGA
- the AGPAT1 gene encoding 1-acyl-sn-glycerol-3-phosphate acyltransferase alpha isoform X2, whose product MELSVAQWLLVVCLVAFPLLYEWSITFKYFCKITFYNGWILTLAILAIPICAVRGRNVENMKVLRFMLLHIKYLYGIKIEVRGWENFNIKEPYVIVSNHQSSLDLLGMMEILPGRCVPIAKRELMYAGTAGLACWLAGVIFINRKKTDDAISVMTEAAETMLKEDVRVWVFPEGTRNHNGSLLAFKRGAFHLAVQAQVPVIPVIMSSYKDFYCKKDKKFTTGTCTVQILPGIPTRGLTSDDVPDLADKVRGLMLEAFTQISTERPGKEPGGGH is encoded by the exons ATGGAGCTGTCGGTGGCGCAGTGGCTTCTCGTGGTCTGTCTGGTGGCTTTCCCTCTCCTCTACGAATGGAGCATCACCTTCAAGTACTTCTGCAAGATAACGTTTTATAACGGCTGGATCCTGACGCTAGCTATACTGGCAATTCCTATATGCGCAGTGAGGGGGCGCAATGTGGAGAACATGAA AGTACTCCGGTTCATGCTCCTACATATTAAATATCTCTATGGAATCAAGATCGAGGTCCGGGGCTGGGAGAACTTCAACATTAAGGAGCCATATGTCATTGTGTCAAATCATCAGAGCTCTCTGGACTTGCTGG GGATGATGGAGATCTTGCCCGGTCGCTGCGTGCCCATCGCTAAGCGCGAGCTGATGTATGCTGGTACCGCTGGGCTTGCGTGCTGGCTGGCTGGCGTCATCTTCATCAACCGTAAAAAAACAGATGATGCCATCAGTGTGATGACGGAGGCAGCGGAAACCATGCTGAAAGAGGAT GTGCGGGTCTGGGTGTTCCCGGAGGGTACTCGGAACCACAACGGTTCTCTTCTGGCGTTCAAACGTGGAGCCTTTCACCTGGCTGTGCAAGCTCAG GTTCCAGTTATTCCTGTCATCATGTCTTCCTATAAGGATTTCTACTGCAAGAAAGACAAAAAGTTTACCACAG GAACGTGTACTGTGCAGATTCTCCCAGGGATTCCGACTAGAGGTTTGACCTCCGATGACGTCCCTGACCTTGCTGATAAAGTCCGAGGGTTGATGCTCGAGGCCTTCACTCAGATCTCAACTGAACGTCCAGGGAAAGAGCCTGGGGGTGGACATTGA